The region ACCGCCACCGCGCCACCACGGCACCACCCCACGCCACCGCCACCGCCACCGCGCCACCGCCACCGCGCCGGACCAGCCCGGCCGTCCGGACCCTTCGGCAGGACAGTTAAAGGAGACTTTCCCGTGGACGCTGACGCCGCCATCCGGGCCGAGTTGTACCGGCTGCGCCGCCGGCTGCCCGATCTCTCCGGCGCGGTACTCGGCGGAGTGGACGGACTCATGGTCGCCTGCGACCTGACCGCCGGTGACCCGCACCACCTCGCCGCGCTCTCCGCGGCGACGCTCGGCCTCGGGCACCGGTTCGCCCAGTCGGCCGGGCACGGCGCGCTGCACGAGTCGGTCGTACGCAGCGCCGGTGGCTGCGTGATCACCTACCCGGCCGGGGCGTACGGGCTGCTGACCCTGGTGACCTATCCGGACAGCAACGTGGAACGGATCCACCCGGAGGCACGGGCGGCCGCGCAGCGGCTCGGCACGATGGTCG is a window of Micromonospora sp. NBC_01699 DNA encoding:
- a CDS encoding roadblock/LC7 domain-containing protein, which gives rise to MDADAAIRAELYRLRRRLPDLSGAVLGGVDGLMVACDLTAGDPHHLAALSAATLGLGHRFAQSAGHGALHESVVRSAGGCVITYPAGAYGLLTLVTYPDSNVERIHPEARAAAQRLGTMVDSMRHATTMTTTIPTVDPTAPLAVRTPMATLPADLWAETGGLRPPGLH